The Polypterus senegalus isolate Bchr_013 chromosome 1, ASM1683550v1, whole genome shotgun sequence genomic sequence gtactagggtgttgtaccgtgttagccattatgaatgtagagaaaagccaagcaaaatgacaccttttattggctaactaaaaagattacaatatgcaagctttcgaggccacTCAggcacatcttgcctgaagaaagggcctgagttgcctcgaaagcttgcatattgtaatctttttagttagccaataaaaggtgtcattttgcttggcttttctctacaaggaACTGTCTCTAACATGATACAGTAAATCACTTTCTTCATCACACTCTTCATTTTCTGACAGCTAATCTTCTAAACACCATCTCAACAGCCATTATTGAATAGAGACGAGTAAACACAGGGATGACCGTGTCCATTGAACTAGCGATGGATGAGTTATCGCAAAGAGATAACAGTAACGAGTTTAAAGAGGACACGATCAGCCAGTCTAGAGTCAGTAATATTTGTTTGAAGAACAAAGaacgcattttttttttcatacaagtTGATTACTTTCAAGCCCCCTGCAGCCCAAGTTAGCCTGTGCAGAAGTTTGGCCGTGGAtgaaggagaggaaaacaaaaactccaaaagcaTCAGATCATTTTCAacaacttttattaattttttaaatatttttgtttactgtAGTCTGCCTTTCATTTGAAATTTGTGAAGCAAGGTAGTTCAACTCACTAATTATGGTGCCGGAGAGTGGCATCATATAGCATGTTTAGGAATTTCACTTAACTCAACAATAATGACACTACTGAATAAACCTCtaaagcttttgtaatattgtaataATGCACCATCCTAGAAGCACCAACTGACGCAGCGGATCTCAGTAATAAGATCAACATCCTTCCCAAAATCAAAAGCAGCTGCAGAGGATTTTCTTCTGGTAGCAATGGCAGAAGGATGCCACtgcagaaattgaaaaaaaagcataaaagtaATGGTCAGTCACTAGTGCAGATCTTTTAATTACAGGTACTTGTCGACTCGGTTCCAATGTTAAATCGTTGTGTGCCATATTGTATAAGTAAAAGTCATGTAGTGTGCCTCAGGCCTTAGAGGGGTATGCAGCGgaaaagacattccaaaatacaaGAAGGAGCAAGATTGTTTAGAGCCGAATTTAAGAGTGTTTTAAGATCAACTCTATAATATtgtctaatctatctatctatctatctatctatctatctatctatctatctatctatctatctatctatctatctatctatctatctatctatctatctaatttatttTGATCTGTAAAGCTACTTgatacatttatttctaatactctcatgtgtgtttttttttttttttgctgccaaaACCTAAAATTTCCAGTTTTCCTTTGTTTAGTTTTAGGAAAGTAATTCTCATCCAATCTGTAATGCTAGTAAGATATTGGATCAGAGTGCTTGTAGCCTCTAGGTTCTCCtacataataaatacagtaagtaaagATGTGTGTCAACATCCGCATAGCTGTAGTAGTGCaattttgtttcaaaataatCTGAAATAATAGGAGCACGTAGATGAAGACTAACAGTGGGCCTAGAATAGTTCAGAGTGGCACACCAAACCCATGATTATGCCTCTCTAATGTACAATTGCCACAACATATAAAGAATGACATGTTATGTGCCATTTATACAATCTTAATGCAGTACCAAAGACACCCAACCAGTGACTAAGGAGATTAATGAGAATGCTGagatctaatgtaatctaatctagtATCAAATGTTGTTCTCAAATCTAAGAGAAAAGAATAGATATGTTGTTTATGATATGTTACAACAAATCTGTAACTACTTTAACCAAGCCTTACTTATCGTTTTATCGAGTAATCGTTTAACTGCTGAAAAACTACTTTTACTAGAATTTCACTTAACTTTTGACTAATCTCTAGCCTCCATTTTTATCAGATCATTAGAaacaatcaaaattatttttctttaacaggGGATTACCTACTTAAGTCTTTAAAGAATCTACAACAAATGTCCTTGTTTATTGAAGAGTTAATAATGTCTAGTACATGATTAGCACATCAGAAATTTCTTGGAAACGCCTGTTAGAACTTGGTCAAGGAGCCATGTGGAAGGTTTTATCTTAGTATTTATTTTGCTAAGTTCAGGGAAACCTAAAGTAAAGTGTTTAATTTACTGTAAGGAGCTCAGTGAGGTTCAACATTGCTTACTTTTGAGAgatgtattatattacatttgatatttttttatctttaagaaACGGTGCTAACGCCTTTATTTCAGCTTCTGAAGATATCAGGATCCATTCCATTGAAGGAGCTTGGTTTGCTTGACATGTGTTTTTTTAAGTCTCAGAATCTTTTTGAGGACATTTATGGAGTAACATGGTGGCTGTGAATCTAAGGTATCtgcaaggttgccagttcgaatcctgttACTACCAAAAGGGATCCTGCTGTgtatgtgaaaaataacaaattcctaatacaagaaattgtatatggtgaataaataacaaaaaaataatcacatacaGGGTGGGATGGGCTTCCCCCACAGAGTTTCATGCAACTTGATTCATTAACagtttagacgagaacaggccattcagcccaacaaagcctgtCAGTCCTATCTagttaatttttctaaaataacattaaattgaGTTTTGAAAGCCCATGAAGTCATACTCTCTACCATGCTACTTGATAGCTTATCCCTAACATTCCTAACATTTGTCcaatatttacccttaacaagtttacagcTGTATCCCCGTGTTtttggtgaactcattttaaaataaaagtctcaatATACTGTTCTAATTACCttaataactttaaacacttcaatcatgtctcctcttaatcttcttttatttaaactgaaaaggccctGTTCTTTAAGTCTTTCTACATAATtcttcccctgtagccctggaatcagtctagtcactcttctctaggCTTTTTACAGTGCTCCtctgtccattttgtagcctgaagatgaggcctcaccagtgcattataaatctTGAGTATAACCTCTTTGGACCTGTACGCTACACAtcgtgctgtataacctaacattttgttagccatcttaatggctAATGGCTAACGAGTGGAATCGCTCGTCATAGAATTTCAAGAAGCttgatttttttaacagtggAGAACGCCAAGAACCGGCGCATGCATTGCCTGTTTTTTGCTGATTGGCAATGTGGGAAACACTGTTCTAGCTAATCAATAGTTGAAAATATACAtttgcatttttcacattgtcatttattAAAGTTTTGCAAGTTTCGCAAGTCGACGACTGGTTTGTGTACAGCTATAATTGGCTTTAGAATTTCATAGTGGACCGTTAATTTAGATTTCCTCAATTTTCACTAAAGTTTATCGTACTCCATTTTGAGTGTTCCAtggtacttgtttttttttttttcaaggaaaAACTTTGTGCTCTGGTAATCAGTTTTGAAATTCATCCAACGCTCTCTTTATTCCATGCATATTTAGAAGAGACGTCACCTTCTTTAACTCTGAGAGTCTTTTCAAAGACCTTTATGGAGTAATCCTATACTGGGTGGGAGGGATTTATCCCCATGGAGTTTCATGTGACTCAACTACTATGTTGATTGTGGCCTTCACCGTAGCATTAAAATATTCTACCTTACTGTATACTATTCATTGCTATTGTAATAAgacaaaaactaaattcaaactGAGTATCTAGAATTAGCAAGCCTAGAAGCAGACACAGCatcaaaataacattatttaagaACATGCTGCTCTTTAGGTCTAACTGCAGGTCTGTTTAGGTCTAGCTGCAGATATTGTTATGTTGAAGGAAATGCAGCAGTGATCAGATATGCTGACGGCCATGATCTGTGGATAAGTCCATTTGAATAACTAAATCTAGAATGTGACATCCCTGATGTGTTGCCTGGATGATGTGTTACTTAACTGACATAAACGAATGCTGCAAGTTAATAAACTGTCTTGCTTTGAGGTCATATTGATTGTCTACATACAAACTGAAAttgtaaacttttaaaatgagtttctaTTGTAGATAACAAATCTGAAAATGAATTGATAGTAGAAGTATTACATTTTAGATGGATGATAAATGGAATAATTCCTTGAATAGCTACAGCAAAATACTTAAAGATGAAAAACAATTTCTACAGTTTAAATGgctctataaatataaataattgctaGACTGAATGCTCTTTTTCCTTGACAAACGAATTATCATTTGGAGGGACTGCTGCAATTAGTACTGCTCTATTGAGTCATGCCTTATAGAAAGTTAAGATATCTACTTTCCATAAACTGATAGAATCATTTATGTAAAATGTCACAGTAGTTAAAGCTCTCGGATTAAGTAAGGCCATATTGTGAGTCTCAGAAAGACATGACTGCACCACAAGTTAAATTGCATCCCTGTCCCGTTCAATGATTATTTCTGCCTTACTTATTTGGATGAATAAAACATTGTTTAGTTTATTAAATTGAATAATAATTATCGAATGATCAATTGATTTTGATATAGCATAGTATTGTGtggagttaatttttttttgttttttttttttattacaagggACACTGCATTTGGAGCAAGTCATGAACAATTCCTGTTCTCTAAATTTTACGGATACCCAGAGATCCATTGGAATTTCATTTTTGGCTTTCGCCTTCCTTCTTGGATTTCCAGGGAACCTATTTGTGGTGTGGACTGTTGTATTCCAGCTACGGAAACGATCTGTGACATCAATCCTTGTTCTTAATTTGGCAGCCGCGGATGCGGTAGTTCTGCTGACTGCTCCTTTCTTTATTCATTTCCTAGCAGTCTGTACTTGGGAGTTTGGAGATGCATGGTGCAAGACTCTTCATTACATGTGCTGTGTCAACATGTATGCCAGTGTTTACCTCATTGCCTTCATGAGTTTGGATCGCCTTATGGGAATAGCCAAACCCTTCCTATCGCAGAAGGTGAGAACAAAGTCAAAAGTATCAAAGGTGATTTTTCCTCTGTGGGTTGCggcttttcttttttccctgcCAATGGTGTTTTATCGGAAAGTATTTAACGTGAATGGAGCATTCACTTGCAAGCCTTCTCATTCACATTATAAGGATGAGATTTTTCAATACCTGTTTGAAACTCTTTTATGCTTTGTAATTCCTTTCAGCATTATGGTAGGAAGTTACATTCATATAAGCCGTAAGCTGAAGAATGGAAGATTTCAAATACGATCCCGAAAGAGAGTCAATAGACTAATTGTGTTGATTGTTATTTCTTTTGCCATGTTTTGGATGCCTTATAATATGATCAACATTGTTCAGGTGACTGGACATCTGGTCGATAAACCACTTAGTGACACACTTTTAACAGCTTCCAAAAAGCTGCGTCCTGTCGTGACTGCCTTTGCCTTCATTAGCAGCAGCATTAACCCAATTCTTTATACATTTGCTGGAAGTGCCTTCATCAGGACTTCAGGGATGAAGTTTATTGCCAGACTCCTTGAGGGCAATACTGAGGTAAATAGCGTAAAGAAATCTGCCAAGCCAAATgaggataaaaacaaaaaagcaacaaatGGGGGTTCTGTAATCCTTCACCAAATCCAAGTCAGTGAGATGAAAAATGTTACCACAGAATCAGCTGAAAAAAAGTGAAGATTATTGCTGCCATTAGTTTGTGTGaaacaaattatgaaaagaatgataACACGTGCAAAAAGACCAGTTTCAGTAAATAAATGACTTTTTTCATGAACAAACTTAATGTCATATAAAGAAAATTTGTGACTGTGATGCATTCTTATGCACAACAAATGGTTTTCCTAAATGTAAGAGATGTTGTCATATGTAAtccactgtaatttaaaaaagtgGTTGAGGCTTTCAACCTCAGCAATAATGAAAGCATTTCCGAAGTGGTTTAATTGTGAATCATGTATTTATTAAGAGAAAATGAAGTTGAGGTATTTTTATGCTCTCGTCCATAAATGGTTTCTTTACAGCTCTTTAGCCATATATTTAAATGCCGTCCAGTTCTGACTGTACATATTCTTGAGTTTCAATTTGTGTTCTCTGGGCCTTCTTTTTAAGTTACATTGTAGTTTTCTGACTGTTAAGGTATGTGTGACCTACAGTATACTACAATGAACAGACAGGATTAGCAGTGCTCATTGTTATCTACCCAGCCATTTTTATAACTTGAGTTTATTCTTATAAAGTGCGCTTCCACTTTTATTTTACtcagttataaaaatgaattcattatGGAGTGAAGCTATAACATTGTGGAGACTAAGGATAACAGTGCACACTGAGATATCAAGCTATCACTGATTCACATTATGTCtgcattattcattttgttttgtgttttacttgcataatattttgttttaattgctacttttttaattattagaaTAGAACATACGTTATTTAATTGTTAAGTGTGTTTTCTAAGAATATTACAAAACAGCTTAGCAGGCAACAAGAGTAAACTAGCCCTCCACCCATTTTCCGAAGCTggataaaggaaaaaagtgcAAACTCTGCACAGTCCGAGTCAAGGCCAAGACCTAATACTCCACTGACTTTCTTTCAGACTATTCAGAGCTGCGGGTTGTGACGTTTCACCTTCCCATTTCAAGGCGTTCACTTGGGTTCATGTGGGCCAAACTATTTGGAAAAATGCAAAGTTGGTATTGACTTGTTACttggtttgcaaaaaaaaaaagatatgcagGAAGTGGAAAATACACAGcacaataaatgtattaaatgtgtaTCACTTCACTGTAATGCAATTAGATGAAAAAAGGCATTTCTGGCTGATCAGGTTATGTTTTATTTACTAACTTAATAAAACAATAAGGTTTaaggtgtaaaagaaaaaaaaacaaaaagttttacaggaaatggaaaataaacagcaaaataaatatattaaatgagtaTCACTTCGCTGTAATGCAATTAGATGAAAAAAGGCATTTCTGGCTGACCAGGTTATGTTTTATCTACTGACTAAATAAAATGATACGGTCGGTGTGTCCAGTCTCtctaagcaatctgattggtcagtttggctttggtggcgcaacaaaagaggagtaaaggcatatgagTCACACAGGgaaagtcaccttcaaagatggaaaatATAAAACCAGAGAGGAGACGatcaaataatgaaaaagtatgagaagcaggctttacgggagCGCGCTCAACAGAGTGAGCACCGGTGAATAAGGAGGACAGGCACTGAAGGTGCACGTGGGGCAAGagataaatatttttcaattattctgTTACCTCTCTGCgacaggtaccatggctagttttatataattGAATAAAAAGAAAGGTCAGCGTTACATCAAAACTTGCAGAATTTAGGTAGCTTTGTTTTCTAGGAACTTTTCGACTTGTAGCTTCAAGTTCTTAATGTGTTTACATGGAATATGCAACTCGGGAACTCTGGCTTACTGACTGTCCAAGAGCACATGAACGTAACATAAGACCTGGTGCTGTGTGGTTAAACTGCCAGGCAGTTGCTCCACTATGTGGACTAGCTGTGAACAGTCAGATTGTAGAACTTTGCAAAGTGAAAATGAAGAGCATTATTGCTAAAACAATGTACCCAGCCTTGGAGCGTATTAAATGCAACTTTTGGATTATTATACtgaaaatg encodes the following:
- the LOC120523946 gene encoding leukotriene B4 receptor 1-like, with translation MNNSCSLNFTDTQRSIGISFLAFAFLLGFPGNLFVVWTVVFQLRKRSVTSILVLNLAAADAVVLLTAPFFIHFLAVCTWEFGDAWCKTLHYMCCVNMYASVYLIAFMSLDRLMGIAKPFLSQKVRTKSKVSKVIFPLWVAAFLFSLPMVFYRKVFNVNGAFTCKPSHSHYKDEIFQYLFETLLCFVIPFSIMVGSYIHISRKLKNGRFQIRSRKRVNRLIVLIVISFAMFWMPYNMINIVQVTGHLVDKPLSDTLLTASKKLRPVVTAFAFISSSINPILYTFAGSAFIRTSGMKFIARLLEGNTEVNSVKKSAKPNEDKNKKATNGGSVILHQIQVSEMKNVTTESAEKK